Proteins encoded within one genomic window of Sphingomonas cannabina:
- a CDS encoding universal stress protein produces MRTYLVVVDDSPEAEAALRFAARRAVKTGGNVLILALIPPAEFVQWGGVQATIEEEARLHAEALVAGAAGTLLDESGVVPSIVVKQGDGPKIVREMIASTPDIAALVLGAAASGAPGPLVTHFAGADAGKLPVPVMIIPGSLDREAIDRVS; encoded by the coding sequence ATGCGCACCTATCTGGTGGTGGTCGACGACAGCCCGGAAGCCGAGGCGGCGTTGCGGTTCGCGGCGCGGCGCGCGGTCAAGACCGGAGGCAACGTGCTGATCCTGGCGCTGATCCCGCCGGCCGAGTTCGTGCAATGGGGCGGCGTCCAGGCAACGATCGAGGAAGAGGCGCGACTTCATGCCGAGGCGCTGGTCGCCGGCGCCGCGGGGACATTGCTCGACGAATCGGGGGTGGTGCCTTCGATCGTGGTCAAGCAGGGCGACGGGCCCAAGATCGTGCGCGAGATGATCGCCAGCACGCCCGACATCGCCGCACTGGTGCTGGGCGCCGCCGCGAGCGGGGCGCCGGGGCCGCTCGTCACCCATTTCGCCGGTGCGGATGCCGGCAAGCTGCCGGTGCCGGTGATGATCATCCCCGGCTCACTGGACCGCGAAGCCATCGACCGGGTGAGCTGA
- a CDS encoding M28 family metallopeptidase, which produces MRIVLIAAALLPFPAAAREAPSPERLKASVEKLVSFGTRHTLSSSTDPRRGIGAARRWAAGEFERIGKGCGGCLHVETIEKVFTGPRAPDGVNIVDVLGVQQGSEPGRVVIVQGHIDSRVSDVMDATSDAPGANDDASGVALVLEAARILSKEKFRATIIYAALSGEEQGLFGGQLLAETTKARGWKVDAVLNNDIVGNTIGQNGQRVADRVRVFSEGIRTAEDLPAQRARRGNGGEDDGPSRALAKAIDGVAATLPGGLDAFLVRRPDRFGRGGDHEPFLKLGYPAVRFSVGIENYTQQHQNLRTENGIAYGDTVDKMDFPYLAKVTAINVATIARLAGAPSAPEEVVIGGALSSDTDVRWKPVAGAARYRVHVRRNDAQDWQRAVDVAGGETGTKLKDVIVDDVFVGVSAVAEGGAESLVTFAGRAAP; this is translated from the coding sequence ATGCGGATCGTCCTCATCGCCGCCGCGCTCCTTCCCTTCCCCGCCGCCGCGCGCGAGGCGCCGAGTCCGGAACGGCTCAAGGCCTCCGTCGAGAAGCTGGTGAGCTTCGGCACGCGCCACACGCTCTCATCCTCCACCGATCCCAGGCGCGGGATCGGCGCCGCGCGGCGCTGGGCGGCAGGAGAGTTCGAGCGGATCGGCAAGGGCTGCGGCGGCTGCCTGCATGTGGAGACTATCGAGAAGGTCTTCACCGGCCCCCGCGCGCCGGACGGGGTCAACATCGTCGACGTGCTCGGCGTGCAGCAGGGCAGCGAGCCCGGGCGCGTCGTCATCGTCCAGGGCCATATCGACAGCCGCGTCAGCGACGTGATGGATGCCACCAGCGACGCGCCCGGCGCCAACGACGATGCCTCGGGCGTCGCGCTGGTGCTGGAGGCGGCGCGCATCCTCTCCAAGGAGAAGTTTCGGGCAACGATCATCTACGCCGCCCTATCCGGCGAGGAGCAGGGGCTGTTCGGTGGGCAATTGCTCGCCGAGACCACCAAGGCGCGCGGATGGAAGGTCGACGCGGTGCTCAACAACGACATCGTCGGCAACACCATCGGCCAGAACGGCCAGCGAGTCGCGGACCGGGTGCGCGTCTTCTCCGAAGGCATCAGGACGGCGGAGGACCTGCCCGCCCAGCGCGCCCGGCGCGGCAACGGCGGCGAGGACGACGGTCCCAGCCGCGCGCTGGCCAAGGCGATCGACGGAGTCGCGGCGACCTTGCCGGGCGGGCTCGACGCGTTCCTGGTCCGCCGGCCCGATCGCTTCGGGCGCGGCGGCGATCATGAGCCGTTCCTGAAGCTCGGCTATCCGGCGGTGCGCTTTTCGGTGGGGATCGAGAACTACACCCAGCAGCACCAGAACCTGCGCACCGAGAACGGCATCGCGTACGGCGATACCGTCGACAAGATGGACTTCCCCTATCTGGCCAAGGTGACGGCGATCAACGTCGCGACGATCGCGCGACTGGCGGGAGCCCCTTCGGCACCGGAGGAGGTGGTGATCGGCGGCGCGCTGTCGAGCGATACCGACGTCCGGTGGAAGCCGGTCGCGGGCGCCGCGCGCTACCGCGTCCATGTCCGCCGCAACGATGCGCAGGACTGGCAACGTGCCGTCGACGTCGCGGGCGGCGAGACGGGAACCAAGCTCAAGGACGTGATCGTCGACGACGTGTTCGTCGGCGTGTCGGCGGTGGCGGAGGGTGGGGCCGAGAGCCTGGTGACGTTCGCCGGGCGCGCTGCCCCCTGA
- a CDS encoding RcnB family protein: protein MRAYWIAAAAVAAIAVAAPAEAQRAPRGQWSGPPRTTPMPARPQGWHGGNWNRPRPMPGHHRWGGRVNGRWYAGVYAPGGWGAYRRPVRGWVLPRYWFAPTFYVTDFATYGLGAPPYGYNWVRYYDDAVLVDGYGRVQDSVGGIDWDRYDGDQAYPDEGYAYDEGYEPGAPYPPPPPPERRDDGVGGAVIGGVVGGVAGNVIAGHGDKLGGTLLGAGVGALAGGLIDKAEDDHRRRRDLPPPPPPPYGAPYPEPGYPGGAYPPPPVVYAPPAEVVQPAPYYGGHHVYAGGAQPYTTVVPGPYGSVTTVTVIPAVTTTTTTTEYVYEAAPVRTYRKVVRRAACKCKYLRR, encoded by the coding sequence ATGCGTGCCTATTGGATCGCAGCCGCCGCAGTCGCCGCAATCGCCGTCGCCGCGCCCGCCGAGGCGCAGCGGGCGCCGCGCGGCCAGTGGAGCGGTCCGCCGCGGACGACGCCGATGCCGGCGCGGCCGCAGGGCTGGCACGGCGGCAACTGGAACCGGCCGCGCCCGATGCCGGGGCACCACCGCTGGGGCGGTCGCGTCAACGGCCGCTGGTATGCCGGCGTCTATGCGCCCGGCGGCTGGGGGGCCTATCGCCGGCCGGTGCGCGGCTGGGTGCTGCCGCGCTACTGGTTCGCGCCGACCTTCTACGTCACCGACTTCGCGACCTATGGCCTCGGCGCGCCGCCCTATGGCTACAACTGGGTGCGCTATTACGACGATGCCGTGCTCGTCGACGGCTATGGCCGCGTCCAGGACAGCGTCGGCGGGATCGACTGGGACCGCTACGACGGCGACCAGGCCTATCCCGACGAGGGCTATGCCTATGACGAGGGTTATGAACCCGGTGCACCCTATCCGCCACCTCCGCCTCCCGAGCGTCGCGACGATGGCGTCGGCGGTGCGGTGATCGGCGGCGTGGTGGGCGGCGTCGCCGGCAATGTGATCGCAGGACATGGCGACAAGCTCGGCGGCACGCTGCTGGGGGCCGGGGTCGGCGCGCTCGCGGGTGGCCTGATCGACAAGGCCGAGGACGATCATCGTCGGCGCCGCGACCTGCCACCGCCACCGCCACCGCCTTATGGCGCACCTTATCCCGAGCCAGGCTATCCCGGGGGGGCGTATCCGCCTCCGCCGGTGGTGTACGCACCGCCGGCGGAGGTGGTGCAGCCGGCGCCCTATTACGGCGGACATCACGTCTACGCCGGCGGCGCCCAGCCCTACACGACGGTGGTGCCCGGCCCCTATGGCAGCGTCACCACGGTGACGGTGATCCCGGCGGTGACGACCACCACGACCACCACCGAATATGTCTATGAGGCCGCGCCGGTGCGCACCTACCGCAAGGTCGTGCGCAGAGCCGCTTGCAAGTGCAAGTACCTGCGACGTTGA
- a CDS encoding GAF domain-containing protein, which produces MYEFAIAAGSKTELYRDLETALDALTADEPDAIANMANAAALIWQYLPDLNWAGFYRAVDGELVLGPFQGKPACIRIPMGKGVCGTAAQTRETQLVEDVHAFPGHIACDAASRSELVVPIVHQGELLGVLDLDSPSPARFDAGDAAGCEALVRLLAPRMV; this is translated from the coding sequence ATGTACGAATTCGCCATTGCCGCCGGCAGCAAGACCGAGCTCTACCGCGATCTCGAAACCGCGCTCGACGCGCTCACCGCGGACGAGCCGGATGCGATCGCCAACATGGCCAATGCCGCCGCGCTGATCTGGCAGTATCTGCCCGACCTCAACTGGGCCGGCTTCTATCGCGCGGTCGACGGCGAGCTGGTGCTGGGCCCGTTCCAGGGCAAGCCAGCCTGCATCCGCATTCCCATGGGCAAGGGCGTATGTGGCACCGCCGCCCAAACCCGCGAGACGCAACTGGTGGAGGACGTCCACGCCTTCCCCGGCCATATCGCCTGCGATGCCGCCAGCCGTTCCGAGCTGGTGGTGCCGATCGTCCACCAGGGCGAGCTGCTGGGTGTCCTGGATCTGGACAGCCCGTCGCCCGCGCGCTTCGATGCCGGCGACGCGGCCGGCTGCGAGGCGCTGGTGCGCCTGCTCGCACCCCGGATGGTCTGA
- the arfB gene encoding alternative ribosome rescue aminoacyl-tRNA hydrolase ArfB: MAEERIADAIVEEKFLAASGPGGQNVNKVATAVQLRVDVFRLGLPPHAYQRLKQLAGTRMTAGGELVITARRFRTQDANREDARARLAELIAEAHVRQAKRVKTKPSKAAKARRVDEKKGRSAVKAGRGKVRLD; the protein is encoded by the coding sequence GTGGCTGAGGAGCGAATCGCCGACGCGATCGTCGAGGAGAAGTTCCTCGCCGCTTCCGGTCCCGGCGGGCAGAACGTCAACAAGGTCGCGACCGCGGTGCAGCTGCGCGTCGACGTGTTCCGCCTCGGCCTGCCGCCCCACGCCTATCAGCGCCTGAAGCAGCTCGCCGGCACCCGCATGACCGCGGGCGGCGAGCTGGTCATCACCGCGCGCCGCTTCCGTACCCAGGACGCCAACCGCGAGGACGCCCGCGCCCGCCTCGCCGAGCTGATCGCCGAAGCGCACGTCCGCCAGGCCAAGCGGGTGAAGACCAAGCCCAGCAAGGCCGCGAAGGCGCGCCGCGTCGACGAGAAGAAGGGGCGCAGCGCGGTGAAGGCGGGACGGGGGAAGGTGCGGCTGGATTAG
- a CDS encoding RluA family pseudouridine synthase gives MLADRILFLDGEAIVLDKPAGLPVDRPRDRSPSVESMADELTFGFRRLPVAVHRLDRDTSGCLLLARNPGAVKRFGQAFEAGQVTKRYLAVLEGVPERGEGVIDLPLAKVSTREAGWRMTGSPNGKKAVTRWRTVTVRDDRALVEFLPETGRTHQLRVHAAEGLGLPIVGDRVYGRDGPYLLLHAAEIRLPRPGKPDVHAEAPLPARFEGFADGG, from the coding sequence ATGCTAGCGGACCGCATCCTCTTCCTCGATGGCGAGGCGATCGTGCTCGACAAGCCTGCGGGCCTGCCGGTCGACCGCCCGCGCGATCGCTCGCCCAGCGTCGAATCGATGGCGGACGAGCTGACCTTCGGCTTCCGCCGCCTGCCGGTCGCGGTGCATCGGCTCGACCGCGACACCTCCGGCTGCCTGCTGCTCGCGCGCAATCCGGGCGCGGTGAAACGCTTCGGCCAGGCGTTCGAGGCTGGACAGGTGACGAAGCGCTATCTCGCGGTGCTGGAGGGCGTGCCGGAACGTGGGGAGGGTGTGATCGACCTGCCGCTCGCCAAGGTGAGTACGCGCGAGGCCGGCTGGCGAATGACGGGCAGTCCCAACGGCAAGAAGGCCGTGACGCGCTGGCGCACGGTCACCGTCCGCGATGATCGCGCGCTGGTCGAGTTCCTGCCCGAGACGGGCCGCACCCACCAGCTCCGCGTCCATGCCGCGGAGGGGCTGGGGCTGCCGATCGTCGGGGACCGCGTCTACGGCCGCGACGGTCCCTACTTGCTGCTCCACGCCGCGGAGATTCGTCTACCCCGACCGGGCAAGCCCGACGTCCATGCCGAGGCGCCCTTGCCGGCCCGTTTCGAGGGCTTCGCCGATGGTGGCTGA
- the wrbA gene encoding NAD(P)H:quinone oxidoreductase: MPKVLVLYYSSYGHIEQMAEAVAEGARGAGAEVDIKRVPETAPQAVVEAAHFKTNSPHPVIEGPDALKAYDAIIVGAPTRFGRMASQMAAFWDTAGGLWATGALHGKVAGAFTSTATQHGGQETTLFSIITNLLHFGLTIVGLDYGHAGQMDISEIVGGAPYGATTVAGGDGSRQPSAKDLDGARYQGRRIAEVAAKLTA; the protein is encoded by the coding sequence ATGCCCAAGGTCCTGGTTCTCTATTATTCCTCCTACGGCCACATCGAGCAGATGGCCGAAGCGGTCGCCGAGGGCGCACGCGGCGCCGGCGCCGAGGTCGACATCAAGCGCGTGCCGGAAACGGCGCCGCAGGCGGTGGTCGAGGCGGCGCATTTCAAGACTAATAGCCCTCATCCGGTGATCGAGGGTCCCGACGCGCTCAAGGCCTATGACGCGATCATCGTCGGCGCGCCGACCCGCTTCGGCCGCATGGCGAGCCAGATGGCGGCGTTCTGGGACACCGCCGGTGGCCTGTGGGCGACTGGCGCGCTGCACGGCAAGGTCGCCGGCGCCTTCACCTCGACCGCGACCCAGCATGGTGGGCAGGAGACGACGCTGTTCTCGATCATCACCAACCTGCTGCACTTCGGGCTCACCATCGTCGGCCTCGACTATGGTCACGCCGGGCAGATGGACATCAGCGAGATCGTTGGCGGCGCCCCCTATGGCGCGACCACCGTCGCCGGCGGCGACGGCAGCCGCCAGCCGAGTGCCAAGGACCTCGACGGCGCCCGCTACCAGGGCCGTCGCATCGCCGAGGTCGCGGCCAAGCTGACCGCGTAA
- a CDS encoding pirin family protein yields the protein MTTTTAARIERRPFDSLGHADHGWLNARHHFSFANYYDPKRESWGAIRVWNDDEIAPNSGFPPHPHRDMEIITYVRKGAITHQDSMGNQGRTGAGDVQVMSAGTGVRHAEYNLEGETTTLFQIWIEPKRAGGQPSWGAKPFPKGDRSGRFVTLASGFADDEGALPIRADARVLGATLKAGESVTHNVGEGRHAYLVPAVGAIEIEGTRFEARDGAALSGGQTVTITAIEDAEIVLVDAE from the coding sequence ATGACCACCACCACCGCGGCCAGGATCGAACGGCGTCCGTTCGACAGCCTGGGTCATGCCGACCATGGTTGGCTCAACGCCCGCCATCACTTCAGCTTCGCCAATTATTACGATCCCAAGCGCGAGAGCTGGGGCGCGATCCGCGTATGGAACGACGACGAGATCGCCCCGAACTCCGGCTTCCCGCCGCATCCGCATCGCGACATGGAGATCATCACCTATGTCCGCAAAGGCGCGATCACCCATCAGGATTCGATGGGCAACCAGGGCCGCACGGGCGCGGGCGACGTCCAGGTGATGAGCGCGGGCACGGGCGTGCGCCATGCCGAATATAATCTGGAAGGCGAGACGACGACGCTGTTCCAGATCTGGATCGAGCCGAAGCGCGCGGGCGGCCAGCCCTCCTGGGGCGCCAAGCCTTTCCCCAAGGGCGATCGCTCCGGCCGGTTCGTGACGCTTGCTTCGGGCTTCGCCGACGATGAGGGCGCGCTGCCGATCCGGGCCGATGCCCGCGTGCTCGGCGCGACGCTCAAGGCTGGCGAGAGCGTGACCCACAACGTCGGCGAGGGGCGCCATGCCTATCTCGTCCCCGCCGTGGGCGCGATCGAGATCGAGGGAACCCGCTTCGAGGCCCGCGACGGCGCGGCGCTGTCGGGCGGCCAGACCGTCACCATCACCGCGATCGAGGACGCCGAGATCGTCCTGGTCGACGCCGAATAA
- a CDS encoding LysR family transcriptional regulator, with product MRLPDFEAWAVFACVVEHRSFSAAAEAIGVSKATVSKAVARLEASLGTTLFHRTSRRLSLTESGRALAERAQRILAEAQAAEEAAHDAATAPAGLIRVAAPLAFGIRYVAKAVADFLAAYPAVEIDLRLSDAKVDIVAEGFDIALRIADLPDSSLRARRLAPIAGRTVVAPSYLEKHGTPRHPAELGEHLCLRYANLAQPNLWHFRKADGEEAAVRPHGPLLTDSGDAMLPTLRAGLGIARLPDFIVDEDLARGTLVEILPDWATMGIALHLLTPPSALRPARVEALIEHFATVFRTLCAAPLSTPRLAG from the coding sequence ATGCGCCTTCCCGATTTCGAAGCCTGGGCGGTGTTCGCCTGTGTCGTCGAGCACCGCTCGTTCAGCGCCGCGGCCGAGGCGATCGGCGTCAGCAAGGCGACCGTCTCCAAGGCGGTGGCGCGGCTGGAGGCGTCGCTCGGCACGACCTTGTTCCACCGCACCTCGCGCCGGCTGTCGCTGACCGAGAGCGGCAGGGCGCTCGCCGAACGCGCCCAGCGCATCCTCGCCGAGGCGCAGGCGGCCGAGGAGGCGGCGCACGATGCCGCCACCGCACCGGCCGGGCTGATCCGCGTGGCGGCGCCGCTGGCGTTCGGCATCCGCTATGTGGCCAAGGCGGTCGCCGATTTCCTCGCGGCCTATCCGGCGGTGGAGATCGATCTTCGCCTGTCCGACGCCAAGGTCGATATCGTCGCCGAGGGATTCGACATCGCGCTGCGCATCGCCGACCTGCCGGACAGTTCGCTACGCGCCCGCCGGCTGGCGCCGATCGCCGGACGGACGGTGGTGGCGCCCTCCTATCTCGAGAAGCACGGCACGCCGCGCCACCCGGCTGAGCTCGGCGAACATCTGTGCCTGCGCTATGCCAATCTCGCCCAGCCGAACCTGTGGCATTTCCGCAAGGCCGACGGCGAGGAAGCGGCGGTGCGCCCGCACGGCCCCCTTCTCACCGACAGCGGCGACGCGATGCTGCCGACCCTGCGCGCGGGCCTCGGCATCGCGCGGCTACCGGATTTCATCGTCGACGAGGACCTTGCGCGCGGGACGCTGGTCGAGATCCTGCCGGACTGGGCGACGATGGGCATCGCGCTCCACCTGCTGACGCCGCCGAGCGCGCTTCGCCCGGCGCGCGTCGAGGCGCTGATCGAGCATTTCGCGACGGTGTTCAGGACATTGTGCGCCGCCCCGCTCAGCACCCCGCGACTCGCCGGTTAA
- the ctrA gene encoding response regulator transcription factor CtrA produces the protein MRVLLIEDEPTTAKAIELMLNTEGFNVYTTDLGEEGLDLGKLYDYDIILLDLNLPDMHGYDVLKKLRVARVQTPVLILSGVSEMDSKVRSFGFGADDYVTKPFHREELIARIHAVVRRSKGHSQSVIRTGKLAVNLDAKTVEVDGARVHLTGKEYAMLELLSLRKGTTLTKEMFLNHLYGGMDEPELKIIDVFICKLRKKLSMATDGENYIETVWGRGYVLRDPEDQVVAMPETQVA, from the coding sequence ATGCGCGTGCTGCTGATCGAAGACGAGCCGACGACCGCGAAGGCGATCGAGCTCATGCTCAACACCGAGGGCTTCAACGTCTACACGACCGATCTGGGCGAGGAAGGCTTGGATCTCGGCAAGCTCTACGACTACGACATCATCCTGCTCGACCTCAACCTGCCGGACATGCACGGCTATGACGTGCTCAAGAAGCTGCGCGTCGCGCGCGTGCAGACGCCGGTGCTGATCCTGTCGGGCGTCAGCGAGATGGACAGCAAGGTGCGCTCGTTCGGCTTCGGCGCCGACGACTATGTCACCAAGCCGTTCCACCGCGAGGAGCTGATCGCGCGCATCCATGCCGTGGTGCGCCGGTCGAAGGGCCATTCGCAGTCGGTGATCCGCACCGGCAAGCTGGCGGTGAACCTGGACGCCAAGACCGTCGAGGTCGACGGCGCCCGCGTGCACCTGACCGGCAAGGAATATGCGATGCTGGAGCTGCTGTCGCTCCGCAAGGGTACCACGCTGACCAAGGAGATGTTCCTCAACCATCTCTACGGCGGCATGGACGAGCCGGAGCTCAAGATCATCGACGTCTTCATCTGCAAGCTGCGCAAGAAGCTCAGCATGGCGACCGACGGCGAGAACTACATCGAGACCGTCTGGGGCCGCGGCTATGTGCTGCGCGATCCGGAGGATCAGGTGGTGGCGATGCCGGAAACGCAGGTCGCCTGA
- a CDS encoding acetamidase/formamidase family protein, whose amino-acid sequence MRNTIIAMLAALLVPSPALAESEQWIVAVDLWGNTAYSTLTIDRDGERISGNLDGDRVEGAVSKRKLEFTAADAKGAPSRFTATLSGDRASGEAEMPDTNDAARRVRHAFIARRIPDRPAGGPRVIDFRPTDFSNAFDPHRAPVTTIWPGDTVRTSTIDSGGVDAAGVTRALFGNPQTGPFFVAGAAPGDTLVVTIKRLAPNRDWADSLDAVVGRAAGLALAKQLDGLGKPVRWRLDRTRGTASPEGAEGALKDYAVPLRPMLGGLAVAPGFGFQPVSTGDTGNFGGNMDFNEVVEGNRVYLPVQQPGALLYLGDAHALQGDGETTQYALETSMDVEFSVDLVKGKRIAMPRVESPTEIMVLGQAGSLDDALKAANTGMIAWLRADYGMTLSQAAQVMGSAAKFSIANLAGRSVGVAAKLDKSLLPRR is encoded by the coding sequence ATGCGCAATACGATCATCGCAATGCTGGCGGCGCTTCTCGTCCCGTCACCGGCGCTGGCCGAGAGCGAGCAATGGATCGTCGCCGTCGACCTGTGGGGAAACACCGCCTATTCGACGCTGACCATCGATCGCGACGGCGAGCGTATCTCGGGCAACCTTGATGGCGATCGCGTCGAAGGGGCCGTATCGAAGCGTAAGCTGGAGTTCACGGCCGCCGACGCCAAAGGCGCCCCCTCGCGCTTCACGGCCACGCTTTCCGGCGACCGGGCGAGCGGTGAGGCCGAGATGCCCGACACCAACGACGCCGCCCGCCGCGTCCGCCACGCCTTCATCGCACGCCGTATCCCCGATCGCCCCGCCGGCGGACCGCGCGTGATCGATTTCCGGCCGACCGACTTTTCCAACGCTTTCGACCCGCATCGCGCGCCGGTGACGACGATCTGGCCCGGCGACACCGTCCGCACCTCGACCATCGACTCGGGCGGCGTCGACGCGGCTGGCGTCACCCGCGCGCTGTTCGGCAACCCGCAGACCGGCCCGTTCTTCGTTGCCGGCGCGGCGCCCGGCGACACGCTCGTCGTCACGATCAAGCGGCTGGCGCCCAACCGCGACTGGGCCGACAGTCTCGACGCGGTGGTCGGCCGCGCCGCCGGCCTTGCTCTGGCGAAGCAGCTCGACGGTCTCGGCAAGCCGGTCCGCTGGCGGCTCGATCGCACGCGCGGCACCGCCTCGCCGGAAGGCGCGGAAGGGGCGCTCAAAGACTATGCCGTGCCGCTGCGCCCGATGCTCGGCGGCCTCGCCGTGGCGCCCGGCTTCGGATTCCAGCCGGTCTCGACCGGCGATACCGGCAATTTCGGCGGCAACATGGACTTCAACGAGGTGGTCGAGGGCAACCGTGTCTACCTGCCGGTACAGCAACCGGGCGCGCTACTCTATCTCGGCGATGCCCACGCGCTGCAGGGCGACGGCGAGACCACGCAATACGCGCTCGAGACCTCGATGGACGTCGAATTCTCGGTCGATCTCGTCAAGGGCAAGCGGATCGCGATGCCGCGGGTCGAATCGCCGACGGAGATCATGGTGCTGGGCCAGGCCGGTTCACTCGACGACGCGCTCAAAGCGGCGAACACCGGCATGATCGCATGGCTGCGCGCGGACTATGGCATGACGCTGTCGCAGGCGGCGCAGGTGATGGGCAGTGCGGCGAAGTTCTCGATCGCCAATCTCGCCGGACGCAGCGTGGGCGTTGCGGCGAAGCTCGACAAGTCGCTGTTGCCACGGCGCTAG
- a CDS encoding PilZ domain-containing protein: MDELRQDRRVALFSGPGRVPALCDRRTDQRYATIFRAARIVCGGREGLCLIRNISAGGAMARLYAPIAVGEEVAIELKAGPTIPGHIRWVRGGDAGIQFTEHIDVERLLAGAAQPPDGPVPRQPRLAVGAPALIRCGIVYRPVLVHDISQGGAKVDAAEWAAVDDPVVLRIAGLPILEGVVRWCDGRRAGVRFDRPLALETLARWAAEYPWTDRG; this comes from the coding sequence ATGGACGAGCTACGCCAGGACCGTCGAGTGGCGCTGTTCAGCGGCCCCGGACGCGTGCCTGCGCTGTGCGATCGTCGCACCGACCAGCGCTATGCCACCATATTCCGCGCCGCCCGCATCGTCTGCGGCGGCCGCGAGGGGCTCTGCCTGATCCGCAACATCTCGGCCGGTGGCGCAATGGCACGCCTCTATGCGCCGATCGCGGTGGGAGAGGAGGTGGCGATCGAGCTCAAGGCGGGACCGACGATCCCCGGCCACATTCGCTGGGTCCGGGGCGGGGATGCCGGCATTCAATTCACTGAGCATATCGACGTCGAGCGGCTGCTCGCGGGCGCGGCCCAGCCGCCGGACGGCCCGGTGCCGCGCCAGCCACGCCTGGCGGTCGGCGCACCGGCATTGATCCGCTGCGGAATCGTCTATCGGCCGGTGCTGGTGCACGACATCTCGCAAGGCGGCGCCAAGGTGGATGCCGCCGAATGGGCCGCGGTCGACGACCCGGTGGTGCTCCGTATCGCCGGCCTGCCGATCCTCGAAGGCGTCGTCCGCTGGTGCGACGGCCGCCGCGCGGGCGTGCGCTTCGACCGCCCGCTCGCGCTGGAGACGCTCGCGCGCTGGGCGGCCGAGTACCCATGGACGGACCGAGGCTAG
- a CDS encoding PilZ domain-containing protein, producing the protein MFENLRNSAPGGIAVDGHGASAPERRGDRRHVTVLRVAKVVRTHGDELCVIRNISSGGVMAHFYSPARVGEEVVIEFKSGRKLSGIVRWTRGEVAGVEFDEKLEIVRFLAGEDDVAGQFEPRAPRLGVGLPAMMRSGVRVYPVQVCDISQGGLKFRALPTTEQGQKLVFRVAGLPPLTGIVRWRDEEHAGVAFEMPLPLETLAKWAAETERSQ; encoded by the coding sequence GTGTTCGAGAATCTGAGGAACAGCGCGCCCGGCGGCATTGCTGTCGATGGTCATGGTGCGTCCGCCCCGGAACGGCGCGGCGATCGCCGGCACGTCACCGTGCTGCGCGTGGCGAAGGTGGTGCGCACGCACGGCGACGAGCTGTGCGTGATCCGCAACATCTCCTCGGGCGGCGTCATGGCCCATTTCTACTCGCCGGCGCGTGTCGGCGAGGAAGTGGTCATCGAGTTCAAGTCGGGCCGCAAGCTCAGCGGCATCGTCCGCTGGACGCGCGGCGAGGTCGCCGGCGTCGAGTTCGACGAGAAGCTGGAGATCGTGCGCTTCCTGGCCGGTGAGGACGACGTCGCCGGCCAGTTCGAGCCGCGCGCACCCCGGCTCGGCGTGGGCCTGCCGGCGATGATGCGCAGCGGCGTCCGCGTCTATCCGGTGCAGGTCTGCGACATCTCGCAGGGCGGTCTCAAGTTCCGCGCGCTGCCGACCACCGAACAGGGTCAGAAGCTGGTGTTCCGCGTCGCTGGCCTGCCGCCGCTCACGGGCATCGTCCGCTGGCGCGACGAGGAGCACGCCGGCGTCGCCTTCGAGATGCCGCTTCCGCTCGAGACGCTCGCGAAATGGGCGGCGGAGACCGAACGCTCGCAATAG